A stretch of the Sporichthya brevicatena genome encodes the following:
- a CDS encoding ABC transporter ATP-binding protein, with translation MLQVSDLTVRYGRTIQGLADVDVDVPEGSVTAVLGANGAGKSTLLRAISGTLPLHRGKVAQGKVSLEGRDITRLDPAEIVAAGVVQVPENRQIFGTMTVEENLRAGALIVPKDKRGPARDRVYELFPRLLERRTQRAGLLSGGEQQMLAMGRALMSSPKLLLLDEPSLGLAPKMITLIGEIISEINAAGTAVLLVEQNAAMALKVAQNVVVLEVGRLALTGTAADVKDSPELAALYLGGHGDSHESDAQSDGEAAAPRTPVARRTLSKWQG, from the coding sequence TTGCTCCAGGTGTCGGACCTCACAGTCCGTTACGGCCGAACCATCCAGGGCCTTGCCGATGTCGACGTCGACGTGCCCGAGGGGTCGGTGACGGCTGTCCTGGGTGCCAACGGGGCCGGGAAGTCGACGCTGCTGCGCGCGATCTCCGGCACGCTCCCGTTGCACCGCGGCAAGGTCGCGCAGGGGAAGGTCTCGCTCGAAGGGCGGGACATCACCCGGCTCGACCCCGCCGAGATCGTGGCGGCCGGCGTCGTCCAGGTGCCCGAGAACCGGCAGATCTTCGGCACGATGACCGTGGAGGAGAACCTCCGCGCCGGTGCGCTGATCGTGCCCAAGGACAAGCGCGGACCGGCGCGGGACCGCGTCTACGAACTGTTCCCCCGGCTCCTCGAACGCCGCACCCAGCGGGCGGGCCTGCTCTCCGGCGGTGAGCAGCAGATGCTCGCGATGGGCCGCGCGCTCATGTCGAGCCCGAAGCTGCTGCTGCTCGACGAACCCTCCCTCGGCCTCGCCCCGAAGATGATCACGCTGATCGGCGAGATCATCTCCGAGATCAACGCGGCCGGCACCGCCGTCCTGCTCGTCGAGCAGAACGCTGCGATGGCCCTCAAGGTCGCGCAGAACGTCGTCGTGCTGGAGGTCGGCCGCCTCGCGCTGACCGGCACCGCGGCCGACGTCAAGGACTCGCCCGAGCTCGCCGCGCTCTACCTCGGCGGCCACGGCGACAGTCACGAGAGTGACGCGCAGTCAGATGGGGAGGCTGCGGCCCCGCGGACCCCCGTCGCCCGCCGGACGCTGTCGAAGTGGCAGGGCTGA
- a CDS encoding ABC transporter ATP-binding protein, whose protein sequence is MATSALAVENVALSFGGVKALDQVSFSVAPGTIHALIGPNGAGKSTCFNVISGVYRADSGVVRVNGNDVTGLRPHQLATRGLGRSFQNLALSMHSTVLDNVMLARHSRTRGGFLASGVRWPAMVAEQRKHTARAVEICEFLGIERLLHAPVGGLSYGDAKRVDIARALATEPEVLLLDEPAAGMNAGETAEVAELIKVVREALDISILLVEHDMTLVMGVADRITVLDFGKVVADGTPAEVRNDPEVIRAYLGEQD, encoded by the coding sequence ATGGCCACCTCCGCGCTCGCGGTCGAGAACGTCGCGCTCAGCTTCGGCGGCGTCAAGGCGCTCGACCAGGTCTCGTTCTCCGTGGCGCCCGGCACCATCCATGCGCTGATCGGCCCGAACGGCGCCGGCAAGTCGACGTGCTTCAACGTGATCTCCGGCGTCTACCGCGCCGACTCCGGCGTCGTCCGGGTCAACGGCAACGACGTCACCGGTCTGCGGCCGCACCAGCTCGCGACCCGCGGCCTCGGCCGGTCGTTCCAGAACCTCGCGCTGTCGATGCACTCGACGGTGCTCGACAACGTCATGCTCGCGCGGCACAGCCGCACCCGGGGCGGGTTCCTCGCGTCCGGCGTGCGCTGGCCGGCGATGGTGGCGGAGCAACGCAAGCACACCGCCCGCGCGGTCGAGATCTGCGAGTTCCTCGGCATCGAGCGGCTGCTCCACGCCCCGGTGGGTGGCCTGTCCTACGGCGACGCGAAGCGGGTGGACATCGCCCGCGCGCTCGCCACCGAACCCGAGGTGCTGCTGCTCGACGAGCCGGCCGCCGGCATGAACGCCGGCGAGACCGCCGAGGTCGCCGAGCTGATCAAGGTGGTCCGTGAGGCCCTCGACATCTCGATCCTCCTCGTCGAGCACGACATGACGCTCGTCATGGGCGTCGCCGACCGCATCACGGTCCTCGACTTCGGGAAGGTCGTCGCGGACGGCACGCCCGCCGAGGTGCGCAACGACCCGGAGGTCATCCGGGCCTACCTGGGAGAGCAGGACTAG
- a CDS encoding branched-chain amino acid ABC transporter permease encodes METFIQVVVNGLGKGAVYALLALGFVIIFKASGVLNFAHGSFVLLGGYVAFRTQEDLGFVLSAILGVATAGLGALFIERVLVARRPLADPIALALLTIGVDVILTEEIIRRIGLDIPFLGSPYDGKPVHVGEVTFFRTHLIALAVGAVLVTLFFLAFRYTGWGVAMRAQAENREAAALMGIRRGRVTGTAWVIAGVLAGVAVLFLATQDFSGSGLSRSTHAIALVAFPAAIIGGLDSTGGAILGGAIVGLTEALSAQYISFEFSKVAVYIVMLAVLIVAPSGIFGTRERTRV; translated from the coding sequence ATGGAGACCTTCATCCAGGTCGTCGTCAACGGCCTCGGCAAGGGCGCGGTCTACGCACTGCTCGCGCTCGGCTTCGTGATCATCTTCAAGGCCAGCGGTGTGCTGAACTTCGCCCACGGGTCCTTCGTGCTGCTCGGCGGCTACGTCGCGTTCCGCACGCAGGAGGACCTCGGCTTCGTGCTCTCGGCGATCCTCGGTGTGGCGACGGCCGGCCTGGGCGCGCTGTTCATCGAACGGGTGCTGGTGGCCCGGCGCCCGCTGGCCGACCCGATCGCGCTGGCGCTGCTCACCATCGGCGTCGACGTGATCCTGACGGAGGAGATCATCCGCCGGATCGGGCTCGACATCCCGTTCCTCGGGTCGCCCTACGACGGCAAGCCGGTGCACGTCGGCGAGGTCACCTTCTTCCGCACGCACCTGATCGCGCTCGCGGTCGGCGCGGTGCTCGTGACGCTGTTCTTCCTGGCCTTCCGCTACACGGGCTGGGGTGTGGCGATGCGCGCCCAGGCCGAGAACCGCGAGGCGGCCGCCCTGATGGGCATTCGCCGCGGCCGGGTGACCGGGACCGCCTGGGTGATCGCGGGCGTGCTCGCCGGCGTCGCCGTGCTGTTCCTCGCCACGCAGGACTTCTCCGGTTCCGGTCTGTCCCGCAGCACCCACGCGATCGCGCTGGTCGCGTTCCCGGCCGCGATCATCGGCGGCCTCGACTCCACCGGCGGCGCGATCCTCGGTGGCGCGATCGTCGGTCTGACCGAGGCGCTCTCCGCTCAGTACATCTCGTTCGAGTTTTCCAAGGTGGCCGTGTACATCGTGATGCTCGCGGTCCTCATCGTCGCGCCGAGCGGCATCTTCGGAACCCGGGAGCGAACGCGTGTCTGA
- a CDS encoding branched-chain amino acid ABC transporter permease, whose product MSDETLTADPPAESASHRGSGGGGLDRATMFRWGVRLVIAILVLTPPFYFEPSWLRVGQYVMIGAVGAIGLTLLTGQAGQLSLAHPFFMFVGGTTYCVLGSEDAPGRVGFGLPSLLALFGAIAVTAALGLAFAPVSSRVRGVYLGVATLALVYVALYLGQQWSSLSGGTARGRPSPDLNLFGLHTLKAEPEITIFGTEFQREHRVYLVFALILLIAYLLAQGAVRGRPGRAWRAIRDSESAASALGVNVKRVRAEVFAISSAYAGLAGVMTVMWYRLLKPDESEFAGTYSIVVAIAFLAMILIGGLGSVGGAIAGAALVFGLPGMLTLTIGGSEMFGTSGAHAITPTIFTAFVYGAAIILVVLFEPGGLAALGRRLKMTFARTQLGSTLLSPKGS is encoded by the coding sequence GTGTCTGACGAGACCCTGACCGCGGATCCGCCGGCGGAGTCCGCGTCCCACCGCGGCTCCGGCGGTGGGGGCCTGGACCGGGCCACGATGTTCCGCTGGGGCGTGCGCCTCGTCATCGCGATCCTCGTGCTGACGCCCCCGTTCTACTTCGAGCCCTCCTGGCTGCGTGTCGGCCAGTACGTGATGATCGGCGCGGTCGGCGCCATCGGCCTCACCCTGCTGACCGGGCAGGCGGGGCAGCTCTCGCTGGCGCACCCGTTCTTCATGTTCGTCGGCGGCACCACGTACTGCGTGCTCGGCAGCGAGGACGCACCCGGACGGGTCGGGTTCGGTCTGCCCTCGCTGCTCGCGCTGTTCGGGGCCATCGCGGTCACCGCCGCCCTGGGGCTGGCGTTCGCTCCGGTGTCCAGCCGCGTCCGAGGGGTCTATCTCGGTGTCGCGACGCTGGCGTTGGTCTACGTCGCGTTGTACCTGGGTCAGCAGTGGAGCTCCCTGTCCGGCGGCACCGCGCGCGGTCGCCCCTCCCCGGACCTCAACCTCTTCGGCCTGCACACGCTGAAGGCCGAGCCCGAGATCACCATCTTCGGCACCGAGTTCCAGCGTGAGCACCGCGTCTATCTCGTCTTCGCCCTGATCCTGCTGATCGCGTACCTGCTCGCGCAGGGCGCCGTGCGCGGTCGGCCCGGCCGGGCCTGGCGCGCGATCCGCGACAGCGAGTCCGCGGCGTCCGCGCTCGGGGTGAACGTCAAGCGGGTCCGGGCCGAGGTCTTCGCGATCTCCTCGGCGTACGCCGGTCTGGCCGGCGTCATGACGGTCATGTGGTACCGCCTGCTGAAGCCGGACGAGAGCGAGTTCGCCGGCACCTACAGCATCGTCGTCGCGATCGCGTTCCTCGCGATGATCCTGATCGGCGGCCTCGGGTCGGTGGGCGGCGCCATCGCCGGCGCCGCACTCGTCTTCGGCCTGCCCGGCATGCTCACCCTGACGATCGGCGGCTCGGAGATGTTCGGCACCTCCGGCGCGCACGCGATCACCCCCACGATCTTCACCGCTTTCGTCTACGGGGCTGCGATCATCCTGGTCGTCCTCTTCGAGCCCGGCGGGCTCGCGGCCCTCGGGCGTCGGCTGAAGATGACGTTCGCCCGAACGCAGCTTGGTTCCACGCTCCTGTCCCCGAAAGGAAGCTGA
- a CDS encoding ABC transporter substrate-binding protein, translated as MRRSLKVPALFLAGALALAACGGDDDEASSGGTGADGVKGGPGITDDTITLGVMTDLTGPFKDFSTTLQAGHKMWVDEVNGKGGICNRQIKLETLDHGYKADTATIQFPDLEPKVAGFMELLGSPVIAALKTDINDKQVTTMAVSWSSELLDQPYVIIVGTTYDLEMINGLDYLLEKGDIKKGDTIGHIYQEGEYGGNGLAGAKHFAKENGIKLSEAKVTSTDTDMKAIVTKFKGEGVKAIALTTSPAQTASAATNNVGLGLNVPMVGNGPVFAPALLDTPAANALSKLYVVASAVPYTSPLPKAKELAKAFEEANPDIKPSFTVQYGYAQGLIWGQILNKACESKDLSREGINAALKASDNITTDKLVSDLDFSKPGSPSSRDVYIAQVDKGTKGGLKQVQGLKVGKDAKTYKAPHEGM; from the coding sequence ATGCGCAGATCCCTGAAGGTTCCTGCTCTGTTCCTGGCCGGGGCTCTCGCCCTCGCCGCCTGCGGTGGTGACGACGACGAAGCCTCCTCCGGTGGGACTGGTGCCGACGGCGTCAAGGGTGGCCCCGGCATCACCGACGACACCATCACCCTGGGCGTCATGACGGACCTGACCGGTCCGTTCAAGGACTTCAGCACCACGCTGCAGGCCGGCCACAAGATGTGGGTGGACGAGGTCAACGGCAAGGGCGGCATCTGCAACCGGCAGATCAAGCTCGAGACGCTCGACCACGGCTACAAGGCCGACACGGCCACCATCCAGTTCCCCGACCTCGAGCCCAAGGTCGCGGGCTTCATGGAGCTGCTCGGCTCGCCGGTCATCGCCGCGCTGAAGACCGACATCAACGACAAGCAGGTCACCACCATGGCGGTGTCCTGGAGCTCCGAGCTGCTTGACCAGCCCTACGTGATCATCGTCGGCACCACGTACGACCTCGAGATGATCAACGGCCTCGACTACCTGCTCGAGAAGGGTGACATCAAGAAGGGCGACACGATCGGGCACATCTACCAGGAGGGCGAGTACGGCGGTAACGGTCTCGCCGGTGCCAAGCACTTCGCCAAGGAGAACGGCATCAAGCTCTCCGAGGCCAAGGTCACCTCGACCGACACCGACATGAAGGCGATCGTCACCAAGTTCAAGGGTGAGGGCGTCAAGGCCATCGCGCTGACCACCTCGCCGGCGCAGACGGCGTCCGCCGCCACCAACAACGTCGGCCTCGGCCTCAACGTCCCGATGGTCGGCAACGGCCCGGTCTTCGCGCCGGCCCTGCTCGACACCCCGGCGGCGAACGCGCTGAGCAAGCTGTACGTCGTCGCCTCGGCCGTCCCGTACACCTCGCCGCTGCCCAAGGCCAAGGAGCTGGCCAAGGCGTTCGAGGAAGCGAACCCGGACATCAAGCCGAGCTTCACCGTGCAGTACGGCTACGCGCAGGGCCTGATCTGGGGTCAGATCCTCAACAAGGCCTGCGAATCCAAGGACCTGAGCCGCGAGGGCATCAACGCCGCGCTCAAGGCCAGCGACAACATCACCACCGACAAGCTGGTCTCCGACCTCGACTTCTCGAAGCCCGGCTCGCCGTCCTCGCGTGACGTCTACATCGCGCAGGTCGACAAGGGCACCAAGGGTGGTCTGAAGCAGGTTCAGGGCCTCAAGGTCGGCAAGGACGCCAAGACCTACAAGGCTCCGCACGAGGGCATGTGA
- a CDS encoding acyl-CoA dehydrogenase family protein, with product MAVDRLLPTEEARDLIALTRDFADNELASRVEACEKNETYPDGLFAKMAEVGLLGLPYPEEWGGGGQPYEVYLQVLEELAARWAAVAVATSVQALSIHPVFKFGTPAQQERWLPDMCAGKLIGGYSLSEPQAGSDAAALICKAEKTETGFRVTGTKAWITHGGVADYYALFARTGEGSRGISCFVGPGQAEGLSFGKPEEKMGLHAVPTTTAFYDGVDLEADRLIGAEGQGLEIAFSALDAGRLGIAACATGLAQAALDAAVAYANERTTFGRKIVDHQGLGFLLADMAAAVDSARATYLDAARRRDAGRPYSRAASVAKLVCTDAAMKVTTDAVQVFGGYGYTRDFPVERYMREAKIMQIFEGTNQIQRLVISRGLSASR from the coding sequence ATGGCTGTGGACCGTTTGCTCCCGACGGAAGAGGCGCGCGACCTGATCGCGCTGACCCGCGACTTCGCGGACAACGAGCTCGCCTCGCGGGTCGAGGCCTGCGAGAAGAACGAGACCTACCCCGACGGCTTGTTCGCCAAGATGGCCGAGGTCGGGCTGCTGGGCCTGCCGTACCCGGAGGAGTGGGGCGGCGGCGGCCAGCCGTACGAGGTCTACCTCCAGGTGCTGGAGGAGCTCGCCGCCCGCTGGGCCGCCGTAGCGGTCGCCACCAGCGTCCAGGCGCTCTCGATCCACCCCGTCTTCAAGTTCGGCACGCCCGCCCAGCAGGAGCGGTGGCTGCCGGACATGTGCGCCGGCAAGCTCATCGGCGGCTACAGCCTCTCCGAGCCGCAGGCGGGCTCCGACGCCGCGGCGCTGATCTGCAAGGCCGAGAAGACCGAGACCGGCTTCCGCGTCACCGGCACGAAGGCGTGGATCACCCACGGCGGCGTCGCCGACTACTACGCGCTGTTCGCCCGCACCGGCGAGGGCTCGCGCGGCATCTCCTGCTTCGTCGGGCCGGGCCAGGCCGAGGGCCTCTCCTTCGGCAAGCCCGAGGAGAAGATGGGCCTGCACGCCGTCCCGACCACGACCGCCTTCTACGACGGCGTCGACCTCGAGGCGGACCGGCTGATCGGCGCCGAGGGTCAGGGCCTCGAGATCGCGTTCTCCGCCCTCGACGCCGGGCGCCTCGGCATCGCCGCCTGCGCGACCGGGCTCGCCCAGGCCGCGCTTGACGCCGCCGTCGCGTACGCGAACGAGCGCACGACGTTCGGGCGCAAGATCGTCGACCACCAGGGCCTCGGGTTCCTGCTCGCCGACATGGCCGCCGCCGTCGACTCCGCCCGCGCGACCTACCTCGACGCCGCCCGGCGCCGCGACGCCGGTCGGCCGTACAGCCGCGCCGCCTCCGTCGCGAAGCTCGTCTGCACCGACGCCGCGATGAAGGTGACCACCGACGCCGTCCAGGTCTTCGGTGGCTACGGCTACACCCGCGACTTCCCGGTCGAGCGCTACATGCGCGAGGCCAAGATCATGCAGATCTTCGAGGGGACGAACCAGATCCAGCGCCTGGTCATCTCCCGCGGCCTGTCCGCCTCCCGCTGA
- a CDS encoding helix-turn-helix transcriptional regulator: protein MQSTAVSTRGTLHTEVPTLAAYLYELKQVTGAEITFGGTRAGEGSPAVLSTFVGTKTEALRGVQVELGRGLGGKAMAVGRPIHVRDYSTARGITHDYDAAVKKEGLHAILAVPILSRAGASGVIYAGLRRPELISERMMDRAVAVARRMEYEAAVTAEVNRRLAELTSAMQAPAPGADQRLRDVHAELGLIRSTATGTTRQLIDDLMHRLAGTLRTSGQEEEADRVVTLTPRELDVITQVAIGCSNAEAGERLGVGESTVKSYLHAAMRKLGARNRVEAVTAARRAGLIP from the coding sequence ATGCAATCCACGGCCGTATCCACGAGGGGGACCCTCCACACCGAGGTCCCCACGCTGGCGGCGTACCTGTACGAGCTCAAGCAGGTCACAGGCGCCGAGATCACCTTCGGCGGCACGCGTGCCGGTGAAGGTTCCCCCGCCGTTCTCAGCACGTTCGTCGGCACCAAGACCGAGGCACTGCGCGGCGTCCAGGTCGAGCTGGGCCGTGGCCTCGGGGGCAAGGCCATGGCGGTCGGGCGCCCGATCCACGTGCGCGACTACAGCACCGCACGCGGCATCACGCACGACTACGACGCGGCGGTGAAGAAGGAAGGGCTGCACGCGATCCTCGCGGTGCCGATCCTCAGCCGCGCGGGCGCGTCCGGCGTCATCTACGCGGGCCTGCGCCGCCCGGAGCTGATCAGCGAGCGCATGATGGACCGCGCCGTCGCCGTCGCGCGGCGTATGGAGTACGAGGCCGCGGTCACCGCCGAGGTCAACCGGCGCCTCGCCGAGCTCACGTCCGCGATGCAGGCCCCGGCCCCGGGCGCCGACCAGCGCCTTCGCGACGTCCACGCCGAGCTCGGGCTGATCCGCAGCACGGCCACCGGCACGACCCGCCAGCTCATCGACGACCTCATGCACCGCCTCGCGGGCACCCTCCGCACGTCCGGGCAGGAGGAAGAGGCCGACCGCGTCGTCACCCTCACCCCCCGCGAACTGGACGTCATCACCCAGGTCGCGATCGGCTGCTCCAACGCCGAGGCCGGCGAGCGTCTCGGTGTCGGCGAGTCGACGGTGAAGTCCTACCTCCACGCCGCGATGCGCAAGCTCGGCGCCCGCAACCGCGTCGAGGCCGTCACCGCCGCCCGTCGCGCCGGCCTCATCCCCTGA
- a CDS encoding MmpS family transport accessory protein, which yields MTLTQTSPPRRRLALVGGVVVALVIVLGAGLAYFSGDDGPQHPVVRTDPVNHEVLYEVTGTAAATAPVVTWVVGERNATEQAVNVPLPWKSSVTLPVGPSGGYAAVEVRSAETGAGSLSCRMFVDGVQVAQQVSTDGFAGVACSHRIPPEYVK from the coding sequence GTGACGCTCACTCAGACTTCACCGCCGCGCCGACGCCTCGCGCTCGTCGGCGGCGTTGTCGTGGCGCTGGTCATCGTGCTCGGCGCCGGACTGGCCTATTTCTCCGGCGACGACGGGCCGCAGCATCCCGTCGTCCGTACCGACCCGGTGAACCACGAGGTGCTGTACGAGGTCACCGGCACGGCCGCGGCCACGGCACCCGTCGTGACCTGGGTGGTCGGCGAGCGCAACGCCACCGAGCAGGCGGTCAACGTCCCGCTGCCGTGGAAGAGCTCGGTCACGCTCCCGGTCGGGCCGTCCGGCGGCTACGCGGCCGTCGAGGTCCGCAGCGCGGAGACCGGCGCCGGGTCGCTGTCGTGCCGGATGTTCGTCGACGGCGTCCAGGTCGCCCAGCAGGTGTCCACCGACGGGTTCGCCGGCGTCGCCTGCTCGCACCGCATCCCGCCGGAGTACGTGAAGTAG
- a CDS encoding copper oxidase — MTMIGVAPGAVASTDESPVAAAPAAAPVAAPPVAFGPQPALFTLRDDQGKWFDTGTDIFGTQSLAVAEMPTLNPAGVLGNSVGDIVGNTASVIGKGALSGADLAEVMNLDMAEQVHSVRADGANSPTYADLGVDVTKLLNLDTVRKTAAQLLPANDARLGELDVLIKEFVAEASAAPADKPLDMMKSPAGSKLMNLTKGIRAADAALLPVTINFNVGAENTDTAHMASAIIWPDGASGMPFDQAGAWIGDRTVELTQPGLYAFACKVHPYMLGAVAVDDPLTPGVDFGNKLHIKSRGMNVPSYANIVWQLVQKFFVITNPGNWQHYSDAEATIWDPGFAPAPLLTFDSSGSPQLVMLETYMKDLFSLPSTLKKAGTKPATPGVGEVWFDTQMERYAGKTKSGAATLLNAETWTIDRKIAAPEINMNNPHNMWTDKNEKYLYQTEWFSNMLDVFDKATGKLIRRIEVGPGPTHVMSRTDTDQLHVALGGGGAVMEIAPGGTRIDRRLPVGSPDELVAHPHAHWMSGDAKWMATPNVNLYNASLVDIKKGTFVHKQTGEFPIATGMNPTGTKSYMADFLGASISCISHTKAACIADDGSKVDYKKIDLWEEYDPYSGPAGNWGGLGIQIAVAPDNSGIINANTLTSNLTILDPKTDKIVAWLPCHAGCHGVNFGAKKGGGYYGYVTSKFANVIDVIDIDPNGDGSPADAAVVGTLLADSTSATQMDDTVSEFNGFGGQGVLPVPLAYEGWVQRVPKNATNKQLTCKQRNPVKYKSKC; from the coding sequence ATGACCATGATTGGTGTCGCGCCCGGCGCGGTCGCCTCGACGGACGAGTCCCCGGTCGCCGCCGCGCCCGCGGCCGCGCCCGTGGCGGCTCCTCCGGTTGCCTTCGGTCCCCAGCCGGCGTTGTTCACGCTGCGGGACGACCAGGGCAAGTGGTTCGACACCGGAACGGACATCTTCGGCACGCAGTCGCTCGCGGTCGCGGAGATGCCCACCCTCAACCCGGCAGGTGTGCTCGGTAACTCGGTCGGCGACATCGTCGGCAACACCGCCAGCGTCATCGGCAAGGGCGCGCTCTCGGGCGCGGACCTCGCCGAGGTCATGAACCTCGACATGGCGGAGCAGGTCCACAGCGTCCGGGCGGACGGGGCGAACTCGCCCACCTACGCCGACCTGGGCGTCGACGTGACCAAGCTGCTCAACCTCGACACCGTGCGCAAGACGGCGGCGCAGCTCCTGCCCGCCAACGACGCGCGGCTCGGCGAGCTCGACGTCCTGATCAAGGAGTTCGTCGCCGAGGCCTCCGCGGCCCCGGCCGACAAGCCCCTCGACATGATGAAGAGCCCGGCGGGTTCGAAGCTGATGAACCTCACCAAGGGGATCCGCGCCGCCGACGCGGCCCTCCTCCCGGTGACCATCAACTTCAACGTCGGGGCGGAGAACACCGACACGGCTCACATGGCTTCGGCCATCATCTGGCCTGACGGCGCCTCAGGTATGCCGTTCGACCAGGCGGGTGCCTGGATCGGTGACCGCACCGTCGAGCTCACCCAGCCCGGCCTGTACGCGTTCGCCTGCAAGGTGCACCCGTACATGCTCGGCGCCGTCGCGGTCGACGACCCGCTGACCCCGGGTGTCGACTTCGGCAACAAGCTCCACATCAAGTCCCGCGGCATGAACGTGCCGTCCTACGCGAACATCGTCTGGCAGCTCGTCCAGAAGTTCTTCGTGATCACCAACCCGGGCAACTGGCAGCACTACAGCGACGCCGAGGCCACCATCTGGGACCCGGGCTTCGCGCCGGCCCCGCTGCTGACGTTCGACTCGTCGGGCTCCCCGCAGCTGGTCATGCTCGAGACCTACATGAAGGACCTGTTCTCGCTCCCGAGCACCCTCAAGAAGGCGGGCACCAAGCCGGCCACCCCGGGTGTCGGCGAGGTCTGGTTCGACACGCAGATGGAGAGGTACGCCGGCAAGACCAAGTCCGGCGCGGCCACGCTGTTGAACGCGGAGACCTGGACCATCGATCGCAAGATCGCTGCTCCTGAGATCAACATGAACAACCCGCACAACATGTGGACCGACAAGAACGAGAAGTACCTGTACCAAACCGAGTGGTTCAGCAACATGCTCGACGTCTTCGACAAGGCGACCGGCAAGCTGATCCGCCGGATCGAGGTCGGCCCCGGCCCGACGCACGTCATGAGCCGGACCGACACCGACCAGCTGCACGTGGCCCTCGGCGGCGGTGGCGCGGTCATGGAGATCGCCCCGGGCGGCACGCGCATCGACCGTCGTCTCCCCGTGGGGTCGCCGGACGAGCTGGTTGCCCACCCGCACGCGCACTGGATGTCCGGTGACGCCAAGTGGATGGCCACGCCGAACGTCAACCTGTACAACGCCTCGCTCGTGGACATCAAGAAGGGCACCTTCGTCCACAAGCAGACCGGTGAGTTCCCGATCGCCACGGGCATGAACCCGACCGGCACCAAGTCGTACATGGCTGACTTCCTCGGTGCGTCCATCAGCTGCATCTCGCACACCAAGGCGGCGTGCATCGCGGACGACGGCAGCAAGGTCGACTACAAGAAGATCGACCTCTGGGAGGAGTACGACCCCTACAGCGGCCCGGCCGGCAACTGGGGTGGCCTCGGTATCCAGATCGCGGTGGCGCCGGACAACTCCGGCATCATCAACGCCAACACCCTGACGTCGAACCTCACGATCCTCGACCCGAAGACGGACAAGATCGTGGCCTGGCTGCCCTGCCACGCGGGCTGCCACGGCGTGAACTTCGGCGCCAAGAAGGGCGGCGGCTACTACGGCTACGTCACCAGCAAGTTCGCGAACGTCATCGATGTCATCGACATCGACCCGAACGGTGACGGCAGCCCGGCCGACGCGGCGGTGGTGGGAACGCTCCTGGCGGACTCCACCTCTGCGACGCAGATGGACGACACGGTTTCCGAGTTCAACGGCTTCGGTGGCCAGGGCGTCCTGCCGGTCCCGCTCGCTTACGAGGGCTGGGTGCAGCGCGTTCCCAAGAACGCGACCAACAAGCAGCTCACCTGCAAGCAGCGGAACCCCGTCAAGTACAAGAGCAAGTGCTGA